Proteins from one Chrysiogenes arsenatis DSM 11915 genomic window:
- the coaE gene encoding dephospho-CoA kinase (Dephospho-CoA kinase (CoaE) performs the final step in coenzyme A biosynthesis.) codes for MLIGLTGGIASGKSTVSHLLQQRGLPVVDADVVAREVVTPGSAVLREIVAHFGANILLPDGMLDRKKLRQEIFSQPEQKKQLDDILLPRIIERRNQRIAELQEHSPHVVYDAALLIESGSYAQMDIVVVVYCEVPIQVERLMQRDGVTAQAAMEAIRSQMPLHRRMRYADYCIDNSKDRSALEAKVDQFYQKLVSGELRPREH; via the coding sequence ATGTTGATTGGGCTCACGGGTGGTATTGCCAGCGGAAAATCAACCGTCAGTCATCTTTTGCAGCAAAGAGGGTTGCCTGTCGTGGATGCCGATGTTGTCGCGCGCGAAGTGGTCACACCAGGTAGCGCGGTGCTTCGGGAAATTGTCGCCCATTTTGGTGCGAATATTTTACTGCCAGATGGGATGCTTGATAGAAAAAAACTCCGGCAGGAGATTTTTTCGCAACCTGAACAAAAAAAACAACTCGACGATATTTTGCTTCCGCGTATTATCGAGCGGCGTAACCAACGTATTGCGGAGTTGCAAGAGCACTCCCCTCACGTCGTCTACGACGCGGCCTTACTCATTGAATCAGGCAGCTACGCGCAGATGGACATTGTCGTGGTGGTGTATTGTGAAGTGCCGATTCAGGTTGAGCGGCTCATGCAGCGTGATGGTGTCACAGCACAAGCCGCAATGGAGGCAATCCGTTCGCAAATGCCATTGCACCGTCGTATGCGCTACGCCGATTATTGCATTGATAATTCCAAAGATCGCTCTGCGCTGGAAGCGAAAGTCGATCAGTTTTACCAGAAGCTTGTGTCTGGAGAACTGCGCCCCCGCGAGCATTGA
- a CDS encoding MOSC domain-containing protein has protein sequence MNIHALSVSTTKGVRKHNVPMAKFLENHGIEGDAHAGKWHRQVSLLAQESIDTMVEKGLDVKSGDFAENITTTGLDLTALALGDRIQIGEELTLTLSQKGKVCHHRCAIYYQAGDCVMPREGIFGVVTRPGTAQVGDPIRLLSKVQVTAGIIGTAAEEEKWGETLRATLHAALQPAFVRFDQLDAAQEKLQPIMKDLVDYQGIEHLVLLDATGDIWKKLGLQDGDRPHTSKMGQTTLYVIAHPADLNAIFGLVGGA, from the coding sequence ATGAATATTCACGCACTTTCGGTTAGTACCACCAAAGGGGTTCGCAAGCATAATGTTCCGATGGCGAAATTTCTGGAAAATCACGGAATTGAGGGCGATGCCCATGCCGGAAAATGGCACCGTCAAGTAAGTTTGCTTGCACAAGAGTCGATTGACACTATGGTGGAAAAAGGGCTGGACGTTAAAAGCGGAGATTTTGCCGAAAATATCACGACAACAGGACTTGATCTTACCGCGCTGGCGCTTGGGGATAGAATCCAAATAGGTGAAGAGCTGACGCTGACTTTGTCGCAAAAAGGGAAGGTGTGTCATCATCGCTGTGCGATTTATTACCAAGCTGGCGATTGTGTGATGCCACGCGAAGGGATCTTTGGCGTGGTCACTCGTCCTGGCACCGCTCAGGTTGGAGATCCTATCCGTCTTTTGAGCAAAGTACAGGTGACTGCTGGGATTATCGGCACCGCAGCCGAAGAAGAAAAGTGGGGCGAAACATTGCGTGCGACGTTACATGCAGCGCTGCAACCTGCTTTCGTCCGGTTTGATCAACTTGATGCGGCACAGGAAAAGTTGCAACCGATCATGAAAGATTTAGTCGACTATCAAGGGATCGAGCATTTGGTGCTTTTAGACGCCACGGGTGATATCTGGAAAAAACTTGGTTTGCAAGATGGCGACAGACCGCATACGTCAAAAATGGGCCAAACGACATTGTACGTTATTGCGCATCCGGCTGATCTGAACGCTATCTTTGGCCTTGTTGGAGGCGCCTAG
- a CDS encoding cob(I)yrinic acid a,c-diamide adenosyltransferase has product MKVYTKTGDSGTTALLGGERVSKYHPHIVVYGELDELNSLVGMLHASLTTGTEREFLLGVQADLFQMGAWLALLPGSPLIERLAPLREEQVRQLEEQIDIWQGELPELKSFVLPGGDSSAALAHLARTVCRRTERGVCQLLDALPEGAYRIQIQRVAVYLNRLSDALFMLARVINVMRGVSENVWHPVAH; this is encoded by the coding sequence GTGAAGGTCTATACGAAGACAGGTGATAGCGGCACTACTGCGCTCTTGGGCGGCGAAAGGGTTTCCAAGTATCATCCGCATATCGTTGTGTATGGTGAGTTGGATGAACTGAATTCGCTTGTTGGTATGCTCCATGCTTCGCTGACGACGGGTACGGAACGAGAGTTTCTCCTTGGCGTGCAAGCGGATCTCTTCCAGATGGGCGCGTGGTTGGCACTGCTGCCGGGTTCGCCACTCATTGAGCGTCTGGCTCCGCTGCGTGAAGAGCAGGTACGGCAACTTGAGGAGCAGATTGACATATGGCAAGGCGAATTACCGGAACTAAAGAGCTTTGTTCTGCCAGGGGGAGATTCGAGTGCAGCGCTAGCACATCTGGCGCGTACCGTATGCCGCCGTACCGAGCGAGGTGTTTGTCAATTGTTGGATGCGTTGCCAGAGGGTGCGTATCGGATACAGATTCAACGGGTGGCGGTGTATCTTAACCGCCTATCGGATGCCTTGTTTATGCTGGCGCGCGTTATAAATGTTATGCGTGGTGTGTCGGAAAACGTGTGGCACCCTGTGGCTCATTAA
- a CDS encoding 2-hydroxymuconate tautomerase family protein: MPYVNIKVTKEGLTVAKKEELIRGVTQLLVDTLGKNPATTVVVIDEVDMDNWGVGGERVSVIRERQQLQQSQQ, encoded by the coding sequence ATGCCGTATGTCAACATTAAGGTAACGAAAGAAGGATTAACGGTCGCCAAAAAAGAGGAGTTGATTCGTGGGGTAACGCAACTGTTAGTTGATACTTTAGGGAAAAATCCTGCTACGACGGTAGTGGTGATTGATGAGGTCGATATGGATAATTGGGGAGTCGGGGGCGAGCGGGTGAGTGTTATTCGCGAACGCCAGCAATTACAGCAGTCTCAGCAGTAG
- a CDS encoding rod shape-determining protein, with translation MFDFLFGVFSKDLAMDLGTANSLIYHKGKGIVLNEASVVAIDKSSNNVIAWGNDAKKMLGRANQDIRVIRPLKDGVIADFEITNKMMRKMIEAVYNRVHLINPRMIICVPAGITSVEKKAVIDAAEQSGARSCYLIEEPMAAAIGAGLPISEPIGNMVVDIGGGTTEVAVISLGGIAYSESVRVAGDELNESIMRYLRTEYNMLIGENLAENIKFAIGSAYKLEHEISYMVKGRNLTTGIPGSVELSSVEVRAAIIEPVNAIVDAIKRALDKTSPELIADIADHGIVLTGGGALLRNLDVLISRATGLNVIVADDPLTSVVKGTGWALEDMRTYQKVFVN, from the coding sequence ATGTTTGATTTTCTCTTTGGAGTGTTTTCAAAAGATTTAGCGATGGACCTTGGGACGGCCAACTCTCTTATTTACCATAAAGGGAAAGGGATTGTCCTGAATGAGGCGAGCGTTGTTGCGATCGATAAGTCGAGCAATAATGTTATCGCTTGGGGGAATGATGCCAAGAAAATGCTTGGCCGGGCAAATCAGGATATTCGTGTTATTCGTCCGCTAAAAGATGGGGTTATTGCTGACTTTGAGATTACGAACAAGATGATGCGCAAAATGATTGAGGCGGTGTATAACCGCGTGCACTTGATCAACCCACGGATGATCATATGTGTGCCAGCCGGGATTACGTCGGTTGAGAAAAAAGCGGTAATCGATGCCGCGGAGCAGTCTGGCGCGCGCTCGTGCTATTTGATTGAAGAGCCGATGGCGGCGGCGATTGGTGCCGGATTGCCGATTAGCGAGCCGATTGGGAACATGGTCGTCGATATTGGTGGCGGTACGACGGAAGTTGCCGTTATTAGTCTTGGGGGAATCGCGTATTCTGAAAGTGTCCGTGTGGCGGGCGATGAATTGAATGAATCCATCATGCGCTACTTGCGTACTGAATATAATATGCTGATTGGCGAAAATCTGGCGGAAAACATCAAGTTTGCAATTGGAAGCGCCTACAAGCTGGAGCATGAAATTTCATACATGGTCAAGGGGCGGAATCTGACAACGGGGATCCCTGGTTCTGTAGAGCTGAGTAGTGTGGAAGTCCGTGCAGCGATTATTGAGCCGGTAAACGCTATCGTCGATGCTATCAAGCGGGCTCTTGACAAGACAAGCCCAGAATTGATTGCTGATATTGCCGATCACGGTATCGTTCTGACGGGTGGTGGTGCTCTCTTGCGCAATTTGGACGTGCTTATTTCACGCGCGACAGGCTTAAATGTCATTGTGGCGGACGACCCTTTAACCAGTGTTGTCAAGGGGACGGGCTGGGCGCTTGAAGATATGCGCACGTATCAGAAAGTGTTCGTTAACTGA
- a CDS encoding RrF2 family transcriptional regulator, which translates to MASLIRRETDYAIRIVAYLAGRKGERVKIFDICDRLFLSKPIVIKIIQQLKRGDIVEAKTGKAGGVMLSADPETLSIYDIMVAMDNQSSINSCNDAEEKCELQPLCRISRFLKELQGDVIRQFQAEKMSQLVFLEKDLEKLHAK; encoded by the coding sequence ATGGCAAGTCTTATCCGGCGTGAAACCGATTATGCGATTCGAATTGTGGCGTATCTGGCTGGACGGAAAGGGGAGCGCGTTAAAATTTTTGATATCTGCGATCGATTGTTTTTAAGTAAGCCAATCGTAATTAAAATCATTCAACAACTCAAGCGTGGGGATATCGTAGAAGCAAAGACAGGGAAAGCTGGTGGCGTGATGCTCAGTGCTGACCCAGAAACGTTGAGTATTTACGATATTATGGTTGCTATGGATAACCAAAGCTCTATTAACAGTTGTAATGATGCCGAAGAGAAATGCGAACTCCAGCCTCTGTGTCGGATTTCACGGTTTCTAAAAGAGCTTCAGGGTGACGTTATTCGGCAATTCCAGGCAGAGAAAATGAGTCAGTTGGTCTTTTTGGAGAAGGATTTAGAGAAATTACACGCCAAGTAA
- a CDS encoding cbb3-type cytochrome c oxidase subunit I translates to MNDYRYDNETVKGFIVSACFWAVIGLLAGLLISIQMWSPMHNFTPELAFGRMRAFHTNVLAYGLGIGAEFGLFYYLTVRLCKRPLLFPKLARFHLYLFNVGILLACGSLLLGYTQSLEYAEFEWPFDIAIVVLWVIFAINIMGTIFTRKEPQMYISLWFIIATVVTVAILYIVNNLAIPTGLMKSYHLFAGVNSANVQWWYGHNAVGFLFTTPILAMLYYFLPKSTGLPIYSHRLSIVAFWSLIFAYLWTGAHHLVYTPVPDWIQTLAIAFTLFLIAPSWGSVFNTFYTVDQDWSKMRTNYLTKFFLVGVTFYALQTVQGPSQGIRVISSLIHYTDWVPGHVHMGTMGWVTMIIVASIYYVIPKIYHTEIYSERLANVQFWLVLVGQLIFSISMWIAGIMQGAMWKATNPDGSLQYTFMESVSASYPYWQIRTLGGLIFVVGMLLFLYNIYMTMRRGSLQRPQTVKA, encoded by the coding sequence ATGAATGATTATCGGTATGACAACGAAACCGTCAAAGGGTTCATTGTTTCGGCCTGTTTCTGGGCAGTTATAGGGCTGCTGGCCGGTCTATTGATCTCAATCCAGATGTGGTCACCAATGCACAATTTTACCCCAGAACTTGCGTTTGGCCGGATGCGGGCATTCCACACGAATGTGCTTGCGTACGGTCTTGGCATTGGGGCGGAGTTTGGTCTTTTTTATTACCTTACCGTCCGTTTGTGTAAACGGCCATTGCTGTTCCCGAAGCTTGCCCGTTTCCACCTGTATCTTTTCAACGTAGGGATATTGTTGGCCTGCGGTTCTTTGCTTTTGGGCTACACGCAATCGCTGGAGTATGCCGAATTTGAGTGGCCGTTCGACATTGCAATCGTTGTATTATGGGTTATCTTTGCTATCAATATTATGGGAACTATATTTACCCGTAAAGAGCCACAAATGTATATTTCGTTGTGGTTTATTATTGCCACGGTTGTGACGGTGGCCATCCTCTATATCGTCAATAACCTTGCGATTCCAACGGGGCTTATGAAGTCGTATCATCTCTTTGCCGGTGTTAATAGTGCCAACGTGCAGTGGTGGTATGGCCACAACGCGGTTGGTTTCCTCTTTACAACGCCGATTTTGGCTATGCTGTACTACTTCTTGCCGAAATCGACTGGGTTGCCGATTTATTCGCATCGGCTGTCTATCGTCGCATTCTGGTCGTTGATTTTTGCTTATCTGTGGACTGGAGCGCACCACCTTGTGTATACGCCAGTCCCCGATTGGATTCAGACATTAGCTATTGCGTTTACCCTCTTCTTAATCGCGCCTTCGTGGGGATCGGTTTTTAATACCTTCTACACGGTTGATCAGGATTGGTCGAAGATGCGGACAAACTATCTGACCAAGTTTTTCCTCGTTGGCGTGACATTTTATGCATTGCAAACGGTGCAGGGGCCATCGCAGGGCATTCGTGTGATAAGTTCGCTGATTCACTATACCGATTGGGTGCCAGGGCACGTGCACATGGGTACTATGGGTTGGGTTACGATGATTATCGTGGCATCGATCTACTACGTCATTCCGAAAATATACCATACGGAGATCTACAGTGAACGGCTAGCGAACGTCCAGTTCTGGTTGGTGTTAGTCGGTCAGTTGATTTTCTCTATTTCCATGTGGATAGCAGGGATTATGCAAGGGGCAATGTGGAAAGCAACCAATCCTGATGGGAGCTTACAGTACACCTTTATGGAGAGTGTGAGCGCCAGCTATCCGTATTGGCAGATCCGGACCTTAGGCGGACTTATCTTTGTGGTCGGGATGCTGCTTTTCCTCTACAACATATACATGACGATGCGACGCGGGAGTCTTCAGCGTCCGCAAACCGTGAAAGCGTAG
- a CDS encoding cbb3-type cytochrome c oxidase subunit II, with protein MSADKNGFYSKSVLFTLVATVTVLIGTVATVFYPMFTEGMNPKLANLQPFTALELAGRDIYQREGCVNCHTQTVRPLKTEVMRYGEYSKAGEFAYDYPFLWGSKRTGPDLARIGGKYSDTWHVAHMANPRTFYADSNMPAYAFMADRMVKANATRRGMQGLGFPFTEAEIEALSQKTEMDAIIAYLQVTGAAVTGGVKKSGQLNLDDIESVSPLDGNASAAAAGRNVFIALCAGCHGDQAQGVQANDYYAPSLIAHAQMNLEDRMSFVIIAQGGRGMGFLMPRYGEQLTKDKIWSVVEYLKTLRQQ; from the coding sequence ATGTCAGCAGATAAAAATGGATTCTACTCAAAGTCCGTACTGTTCACGCTTGTTGCCACGGTTACCGTGTTAATCGGAACCGTTGCGACGGTTTTCTACCCTATGTTTACAGAAGGGATGAACCCTAAGCTCGCTAACCTCCAGCCATTTACCGCGCTGGAACTTGCGGGGCGTGATATCTATCAGCGTGAAGGGTGTGTAAACTGTCACACGCAGACCGTCCGGCCACTGAAAACTGAAGTCATGCGCTATGGAGAGTACTCGAAAGCAGGCGAATTCGCGTACGATTATCCTTTCTTATGGGGCTCAAAGCGGACAGGCCCTGATTTGGCGCGCATTGGTGGTAAATATTCTGACACGTGGCACGTGGCACATATGGCCAATCCTCGGACGTTTTACGCCGATTCAAACATGCCAGCGTATGCCTTTATGGCTGATCGTATGGTAAAAGCAAATGCTACGCGTCGTGGCATGCAGGGGCTTGGCTTTCCCTTCACGGAGGCTGAAATTGAAGCGCTCTCTCAGAAGACAGAAATGGATGCGATTATCGCGTACTTGCAGGTGACAGGAGCTGCCGTAACGGGTGGTGTGAAGAAAAGTGGTCAGTTAAATCTTGACGACATCGAATCAGTGAGCCCGCTTGATGGCAATGCCTCGGCCGCTGCGGCAGGGCGTAACGTCTTTATTGCATTGTGTGCTGGGTGTCACGGCGATCAGGCACAAGGGGTACAGGCGAATGATTACTACGCGCCATCGCTTATCGCTCATGCTCAGATGAATCTGGAAGACCGGATGAGCTTTGTGATTATTGCTCAAGGTGGCCGTGGTATGGGCTTTCTGATGCCTCGCTACGGCGAACAACTGACCAAAGATAAAATCTGGTCTGTTGTTGAATACCTGAAAACGCTACGCCAGCAGTAA
- a CDS encoding cbb3-type cytochrome c oxidase N-terminal domain-containing protein: MASTPDTHEEFDDFETFEAHETARKLPIGWVVLYLGLIVFGIYYVAAYTPIISGWSQDKAYQESIQK, encoded by the coding sequence ATGGCATCGACACCAGATACACACGAAGAATTTGATGATTTTGAAACGTTTGAAGCGCATGAAACAGCACGTAAACTGCCGATCGGGTGGGTTGTGCTCTATCTTGGGTTGATAGTGTTTGGCATCTACTATGTTGCGGCATATACGCCAATTATTAGTGGTTGGAGCCAAGATAAGGCCTACCAAGAAAGTATTCAAAAGTAA
- a CDS encoding cbb3-type cytochrome c oxidase subunit 3 — translation METGTLWYLLFGIALVVVLIVITIHTYQKKHRDHIEEPKYRMMQDGDE, via the coding sequence ATGGAAACAGGAACCTTGTGGTATTTGTTGTTTGGTATTGCACTCGTTGTTGTGTTGATTGTGATTACCATTCACACCTATCAAAAAAAACATCGCGATCACATTGAAGAGCCAAAGTACCGTATGATGCAAGACGGCGATGAGTGA
- a CDS encoding 4Fe-4S dicluster domain-containing protein, translating into MSELTPYRTWRRYARWFQAVVIFTLPFVLIDGESAFRFDIPTLTLLAFGRAYALEEFFFLVVALLFCVAVFFAVTVALGRVWCGWVCPQTVFIDVTRSLDHPGSLSLVGIAVAYSHLVIVAVLTSANLIWYFVSPYDFFGQLWHGELGAVVWGFWITLSSFFLLHFTLVRHSFCTTICPYAKLQGVLFDDTTLVIAFDAEREGDCIKCHRCVKTCPVGIDIRAGVVSACINCAECIDECRDVMRRLEKKTLIDYRFGVARGSQGSFWRPSVLVLSGVSLVLLAILIWMGAARTSFEVIVRPHYLYPPTQIGEDVVNAYFIKVKNKQRDTQEFTLAVHSEYPAELRAPSLLTLGGGAMQEIAVMMALKAPLEERRVLIPIVLSVTNAARKHTASQTLNFRLPERN; encoded by the coding sequence ATGAGTGAATTAACGCCATACCGTACGTGGCGTCGCTATGCACGGTGGTTTCAGGCGGTAGTTATCTTTACGCTCCCTTTCGTGCTGATTGACGGGGAAAGCGCTTTTCGCTTTGATATCCCAACACTCACCTTGTTGGCATTCGGGAGAGCGTATGCCCTCGAAGAGTTCTTTTTTCTGGTTGTCGCTCTCTTGTTTTGCGTGGCGGTGTTTTTTGCCGTTACGGTGGCGCTTGGTCGAGTGTGGTGCGGCTGGGTCTGTCCACAGACGGTGTTTATTGACGTTACCCGTTCGCTTGATCATCCCGGTTCTCTGTCATTGGTGGGCATAGCGGTGGCGTACTCGCATCTGGTTATTGTGGCGGTGCTTACGAGCGCCAATCTTATCTGGTACTTTGTCTCGCCGTACGACTTTTTCGGGCAGCTGTGGCATGGGGAACTTGGTGCCGTGGTGTGGGGATTTTGGATCACCCTGAGTAGTTTTTTCCTCCTCCATTTTACTCTGGTGCGTCACAGTTTTTGTACCACAATTTGTCCGTATGCAAAGCTGCAAGGGGTTTTGTTTGACGATACAACGCTGGTGATTGCATTTGATGCCGAGCGAGAGGGTGATTGCATCAAGTGTCATCGTTGCGTAAAAACTTGTCCGGTTGGCATCGACATTCGTGCTGGCGTGGTTTCCGCCTGCATCAATTGTGCAGAATGTATCGACGAATGTCGTGATGTGATGCGTCGATTGGAGAAAAAGACTCTCATCGATTACCGCTTCGGTGTGGCGCGTGGCTCTCAGGGGTCATTCTGGCGTCCCAGTGTCCTTGTGCTCAGCGGAGTGTCACTGGTCTTGTTGGCCATATTGATATGGATGGGCGCAGCCCGAACATCATTCGAGGTTATCGTCCGTCCGCATTACTTGTACCCACCAACGCAGATTGGCGAAGATGTGGTGAATGCCTATTTTATCAAAGTAAAAAATAAACAACGCGACACACAGGAGTTCACCTTGGCTGTGCATAGTGAATATCCTGCTGAACTCCGCGCCCCAAGCTTGCTGACGTTAGGCGGTGGGGCAATGCAAGAAATTGCCGTTATGATGGCGCTGAAGGCACCGCTAGAGGAGAGACGGGTATTGATACCAATTGTGCTTTCTGTAACCAATGCCGCTCGCAAGCACACCGCTTCGCAAACCCTGAACTTCCGACTTCCTGAAAGGAACTAA
- a CDS encoding FixH family protein: MKYSLYAVIFFALAAVFSSAWFGVRYFDGTVVAKPYDAALAWDRALVERERHGWAMMVDVPAPLQRGQTIVDIRFMQPDGSVAPITTAHIQVVAVHRHQERQEFVVTLEDGRFRVQPDFPYPGAWQVIATLQPETVPFTIEQNLYVVE; encoded by the coding sequence ATGAAATATTCTCTGTATGCGGTTATTTTTTTCGCACTGGCTGCCGTGTTTTCCAGTGCATGGTTCGGGGTACGATATTTTGACGGAACCGTTGTTGCCAAACCATACGACGCCGCATTAGCGTGGGATCGTGCCTTGGTCGAACGTGAGCGACATGGCTGGGCCATGATGGTCGATGTTCCTGCGCCGTTGCAACGTGGGCAGACGATAGTGGACATCCGTTTCATGCAGCCTGATGGCTCGGTTGCTCCTATCACTACCGCGCATATCCAAGTAGTTGCCGTTCATCGCCATCAGGAGCGGCAGGAGTTTGTTGTTACGCTGGAAGATGGGCGCTTTCGGGTTCAGCCAGATTTCCCCTACCCAGGCGCATGGCAAGTCATCGCCACGCTTCAGCCTGAAACCGTCCCCTTTACCATCGAACAGAACCTGTACGTCGTGGAGTAG
- the ccoS gene encoding cbb3-type cytochrome oxidase assembly protein CcoS: MTSVLILIVISLVLGLGAWLVFLAALRSGQFDDVEGPKYRMLDDDEKDPT; this comes from the coding sequence ATGACTTCGGTGCTTATTCTGATTGTAATTAGCTTAGTGCTCGGACTCGGAGCGTGGCTGGTGTTTTTAGCCGCGCTCCGTTCCGGACAGTTTGATGACGTGGAAGGGCCAAAGTACCGTATGCTTGATGATGACGAAAAGGATCCTACATGA
- the radC gene encoding RadC family protein has translation MKISIMESQDKPREKLESRGAESLSTAELVAVILGSGTRGCDILSIGKRVEALMLQHRQALSLDDLQGVAGIGAAKACQLMAALEMGRRLYAARGARIASYRDVVPLLEEYRHKKQEYFVVLTLDGAGCLIERRVITIGTLNASLVHPREVFADALCDRAASIIAAHNHPSGSLDPSNEDKAITERLRKGGELLGIQFLDHIIISPQGEVSLKELGFV, from the coding sequence ATGAAAATCAGCATAATGGAATCACAGGATAAGCCACGAGAAAAACTTGAAAGTCGCGGTGCCGAATCGCTTTCAACCGCAGAACTCGTCGCCGTTATCCTTGGGAGTGGCACCCGTGGTTGCGATATTCTGAGCATCGGTAAGCGAGTTGAGGCACTGATGTTGCAACATCGTCAAGCGTTATCGCTGGATGATTTGCAGGGTGTCGCTGGTATTGGTGCGGCCAAAGCGTGCCAGCTCATGGCGGCACTGGAAATGGGGCGGCGGCTGTATGCGGCGCGTGGTGCGCGCATTGCTTCTTACCGCGATGTGGTTCCATTGCTTGAAGAGTACCGCCATAAAAAGCAGGAGTATTTTGTGGTGCTCACCCTTGATGGGGCGGGTTGTCTGATTGAAAGGCGTGTGATTACTATCGGAACGCTGAATGCCAGCTTAGTTCATCCGCGTGAAGTGTTTGCGGATGCTTTGTGCGACCGTGCGGCAAGTATTATTGCCGCACACAACCACCCATCAGGATCATTAGATCCCAGCAACGAAGACAAAGCTATCACCGAACGGCTGCGCAAAGGGGGAGAGTTGCTCGGGATACAGTTCCTCGATCACATTATTATCTCGCCGCAGGGCGAAGTGAGTTTAAAAGAGCTGGGGTTTGTGTGA
- the mltG gene encoding endolytic transglycosylase MltG has translation MARHLKIIGISCSLLLTISIAVAFGGWHWLQTQWDTPAVTTESILEIPRGTSVRDIGRQLQTLDIAPYHWLYPVLVRLENLPPKSGEYLLTPDASLRDIANILHRGVSVLHAITIPEGSNWKQIRTIINENTLLDMALFEKLLAEFIAAQPALDTFEGAVYPETYLFAKVNGEQELMRQIQAKTTAMLAQFPTPEAAREGLILASIIEKEAGNREEMPLIASVFYNRIKRGMRLQSDPTVIYGMFDSYDGTLLRGHLQTDTPHNTYTRNGLPPTPICSPSAAAINAVLLPAQTNYIFFVADGRGGHAFSATLQEHNRYVQQYRALMRNR, from the coding sequence ATGGCCCGCCATTTAAAAATCATTGGCATATCCTGCTCGCTTCTTCTCACCATAAGCATCGCGGTCGCATTTGGTGGCTGGCACTGGTTACAAACGCAATGGGATACTCCTGCGGTCACTACAGAAAGCATACTCGAAATACCACGCGGAACCTCTGTTCGCGATATTGGCCGCCAACTGCAAACGCTGGATATCGCACCGTATCACTGGCTCTACCCTGTGCTCGTCCGCTTAGAAAACCTGCCACCCAAAAGCGGCGAATATCTGCTGACACCAGATGCCAGCCTGCGCGACATCGCTAACATATTGCACCGTGGCGTTTCCGTCTTGCATGCCATCACTATCCCAGAGGGTTCAAACTGGAAACAGATTCGCACGATCATCAACGAAAATACCCTTTTAGATATGGCGCTTTTTGAAAAATTACTCGCGGAATTCATCGCCGCGCAACCAGCGCTCGATACGTTTGAGGGAGCCGTCTATCCAGAAACCTATTTATTCGCCAAAGTGAATGGAGAGCAAGAGTTGATGCGGCAGATTCAGGCAAAAACAACAGCCATGCTGGCGCAATTTCCTACGCCTGAGGCGGCTCGTGAAGGGTTGATCCTCGCCTCTATCATCGAAAAAGAGGCAGGCAATCGAGAAGAGATGCCGCTCATTGCTTCGGTGTTTTACAACCGCATCAAACGGGGAATGCGATTGCAATCCGATCCAACGGTCATTTACGGCATGTTTGATTCCTATGACGGCACGCTGCTGCGCGGTCACCTACAAACCGATACGCCACATAACACCTATACGCGCAATGGCTTGCCACCAACGCCTATCTGCTCGCCTTCCGCCGCAGCCATCAACGCCGTGCTACTTCCAGCACAAACGAACTATATCTTTTTTGTTGCGGACGGACGCGGGGGACATGCCTTCAGTGCAACACTTCAGGAACACAACAGGTATGTCCAGCAATACCGTGCACTGATGCGCAACCGATAA